In Beijerinckiaceae bacterium, the sequence GAGGCATAAGGCCCAGCTGATCCAGGACGGCCGCGCTGATCTTTGGGTGGTTATAGCCGTGGCAGCCGGTCCACCAGCTCGCGATCCCGTCGATGAGTTCGCGGCCATCGGCGAGAAAAATGCGGCTTCCCTCGGTGCGAACCACGGGAAGCGGCGGCGCCGTCGTCTTCATCTGGGTGTAAGGCAGCCAGATATGCTCCATCCCGCGCGTAAACCACTCCGGCGGTGCAGTTTTCATTCGTTTTTGCCTCCGGCCTCGCCGATTTGTCCCTTCCAGCCGCGCTTCCACCGGTCGGGGCTACCCAAACGGTTCGGGCTCGCCTATGTTGCCCGCGTTTTCCACCCACCTGGGACATTATCATGGCCGCGCATAGCATTCCGCATTTCCACAATCAGCCGGGCGTCCCGGTGGTGCGCGTCGGCGCCAGGGAATTCATGTGTGTTGGCGCTCTGCCGCCCTTGGATCATCCGCATATCTTTATCGACATGGGCGAGAGCCTCGACGCCATCTGCCCCTATTGCTCGACGCATTATGTCTATGACGACCGGCTGCATGGCACCTGCGAACCGCCCGAA encodes:
- a CDS encoding zinc-finger domain-containing protein, translating into MAAHSIPHFHNQPGVPVVRVGAREFMCVGALPPLDHPHIFIDMGESLDAICPYCSTHYVYDDRLHGTCEPPECMFKPEAESLTESSIEHA